Part of the Musa acuminata AAA Group cultivar baxijiao chromosome BXJ2-7, Cavendish_Baxijiao_AAA, whole genome shotgun sequence genome is shown below.
CGCGTAGGAGTACGCTGCCACCATCGCCTCGTCGTGCACCACCGTCGCCCCGTTCTCCCTGTTGAAGTCCTCCACCTTGGCGTACACGAGCACCCCGTCCTTCCCCGGGCCCACGCCGACCGTCGGCGCGCCAACGCCGTGCTGCTCCGGGTCCTTCAGAAGCCACGTCTTGCCGTATAGCGGCATGCCCATTGCCACCTTCTCCCGCGGCATCCCGGCGGCCACCCACGACTCCAGCCCGTAGCTCGTGCTCACGTTGCTTCTGGGGTCGTACAGCGCCGCGTGCTCGCCAGTAGCCGACGTGTCCCAGGAGCCGTGTAAGTCGTAGCACATCGCGTTGATCCAGTCGAGCCCCGCGGCCAGCCGGTCGATCGGGTACGACCGCCGGCCGCTGCTGAGAAAGAAGCGGGGAGCGAAGTACACGGCCGACGTCAGGAGGAGGCGCGGCCGGCCGGTGGCTACGGCCTCGCTCTCCACTGCGGCGCGCCACTCGAGCAGCAGCTCCCCGAGGTCGGCCATCTCCTTGTCGTCCTTGGGGAACTCCCAGTCGAGGTCGAAGCCGTCGATGCCGTACTCGCGGGCGAAGGCGACGGTGGAGTGGATGAAGGCGGAGCGGGCGGCGGGGTCGGCGGCGAGCGGGGCGAAGGCGGAGTGGCTACCGCTGCCGCCGATGGAGATCAAGGCCATGACGGGCGGGTCGTGGGCGTGGATGGCAGCGGCGAAGTTTCTCAGCATGCGGTCGCCGTCGGGGGTGATGACGAGCTCGGAGGTGGTGGGATCGACTTGGACGAAGGCGTAGAAGACGTGGGTGAAGTAGGAGAGGTCGATAGAGGAGGGCGGAGAGTAGGAGAAGGTCCACGTTGGCCAATAACCTGCTTTGATTGCAGAGGGACGAGAAGCAGCCATTCCTGCATCAGAGAAGATGGAGGGGAAGAAGAGGGTGATCAAAAGCAGAAACGCTACGTGTCGTCCACCGGCCATCCTCACAACACAGCAGGAGCAGCCTTCATTGTTGGGATTTTGGTGACTGCTGTGTTAactaattaaaagaaaattactaTGTAATCCGAACCATTCTTTTTAGATTCATCCCTTTTCTAACTCAGCAAAATAGCCAATCCCAGACAAAATCATATGTTACTGCTGGTCTAATTCTACCCTGAGGAAACCCATTACATGGTTTTGTACACATCTTTCCCGGTCATATGGGGAAGACAAATTGTATGATACACAGAGAATTATCTATTAAGGATTTACATCACTTCATATGAATCTTACAAAGTGTTCAGTGCATGAAACTATCGCAAGCTATATTCATTCCCTTTTCATTAATCGCACTACTTTTTGCTCAGTTATTCTACCTTATGCATTCATTTACAagtcaggaagaagaagaagaagaaggtagctGCTTCCGAGATAAAATTTAACTACGTTGTATGGTGgagctttttattttttatgttacatTTATGCTTGCTTTAAGTGTTCATTGATGAACATGATCGTGCTGATGATTtcaaaagtttgatgcaaaactaaatagataaacaaaGCACAAAATCGTAAGTCATTGCAGATTAGGGTTACAGAGCAAATTCTCTTCGAATGTTGTCATGTTTACTTACATACGCATGCAGTTGGATAAGCTGGAGAAGTGGAACCGTACCTTGCAACTTTGTTCTTGCTTCTTCTTCAACTTGAGAGTGCCATTTCCTCCCGGAACACCAATTGGGTCGATCTTGGCGTTCCAGGTGTTAGGGTTTGTCTCGTCGACTTCTTTCTGAGCTCTTACGGGATTACAAAAGATCTACCATCAAGAGTAACTGATATA
Proteins encoded:
- the LOC135617302 gene encoding nod factor hydrolase protein 1-like isoform X2, giving the protein MAASRPSAIKAGYWPTWTFSYSPPSSIDLSYFTHVFYAFVQVDPTTSELVITPDGDRMLRNFAAAIHAHDPPVMALISIGGSGSHSAFAPLAADPAARSAFIHSTVAFAREYGIDGFDLDWEFPKDDKEMADLGELLLEWRAAVESEAVATGRPRLLLTSAVYFAPRFFLSSGRRSYPIDRLAAGLDWINAMCYDLHGSWDTSATGEHAALYDPRSNVSTSYGLESWVAAGMPREKVAMGMPLYGKTWLLKDPEQHGVGAPTVGVGPGKDGVLVYAKVEDFNRENGATVVHDEAMVAAYSYAGRTWIGYDDPWSVTRKVEYARRLGLGGYFFWAIGYDEEWRVSRAAWSAWGH
- the LOC135617302 gene encoding nod factor hydrolase protein 1-like isoform X1, giving the protein MAGGRHVAFLLLITLFFPSIFSDAGMAASRPSAIKAGYWPTWTFSYSPPSSIDLSYFTHVFYAFVQVDPTTSELVITPDGDRMLRNFAAAIHAHDPPVMALISIGGSGSHSAFAPLAADPAARSAFIHSTVAFAREYGIDGFDLDWEFPKDDKEMADLGELLLEWRAAVESEAVATGRPRLLLTSAVYFAPRFFLSSGRRSYPIDRLAAGLDWINAMCYDLHGSWDTSATGEHAALYDPRSNVSTSYGLESWVAAGMPREKVAMGMPLYGKTWLLKDPEQHGVGAPTVGVGPGKDGVLVYAKVEDFNRENGATVVHDEAMVAAYSYAGRTWIGYDDPWSVTRKVEYARRLGLGGYFFWAIGYDEEWRVSRAAWSAWGH